One window of the uncultured Paludibaculum sp. genome contains the following:
- a CDS encoding DUF5009 domain-containing protein, giving the protein MEARTAQLTTTDHLTAAHPEQGKSTRLVSLDAYRGFIMLLLVSSGFGLSVLKSYPGWQWLATQVDHAAWEGCTFWDLIQPAFTFMVGMAMPFSLGRRLAAGDTPMQVFRHVAWRALILIALSNLFSNWGEQPGQLKFQLINVLSQIAFGYVLCALILRLRFRLQVVAAVVLIAFHWALFVAFPGPQGPWSQTGNIGAVIDLKVLGYNYSGDYTTINFLGNAVTILFGCWAGLLMQSARTHVERLKILGAAAAAGLVLGLALQPLVPMVKRLWTPSFLFFSTGWVVLMLIGFYWVIEVKQQRRWTLPFLVLGMNSIFVYSLGQLGLSAWLNRGLASFTGNFAFLGQLGAIPQRVLVLAGLWSLCYWLYQRRIFIKI; this is encoded by the coding sequence ATGGAGGCCCGGACAGCTCAGCTCACGACGACAGATCATTTGACAGCGGCGCATCCGGAGCAGGGGAAGAGCACACGGCTCGTCAGCCTCGACGCGTACCGGGGTTTCATCATGCTGCTGCTCGTCTCCTCGGGCTTCGGCCTGAGCGTCCTGAAATCCTATCCCGGCTGGCAATGGCTCGCCACGCAGGTGGACCATGCCGCCTGGGAAGGCTGCACATTCTGGGATCTCATTCAGCCTGCGTTCACCTTCATGGTGGGCATGGCCATGCCTTTCTCACTGGGTCGGCGTCTGGCGGCCGGCGATACCCCGATGCAGGTATTCCGGCATGTGGCCTGGCGGGCGCTGATTCTGATCGCGCTCAGCAATCTCTTTTCGAATTGGGGCGAGCAGCCCGGGCAGCTGAAGTTCCAGCTCATCAACGTGCTCAGCCAGATCGCCTTCGGCTACGTCCTGTGCGCCCTCATCCTACGCCTGCGCTTCCGCCTGCAGGTGGTCGCGGCCGTCGTCCTGATCGCCTTCCATTGGGCTCTCTTCGTGGCATTCCCAGGTCCTCAGGGACCCTGGTCGCAGACCGGCAACATCGGAGCCGTCATCGACCTGAAGGTCCTCGGCTACAACTACTCCGGCGACTACACCACCATCAACTTCCTGGGCAATGCGGTCACCATCCTCTTCGGGTGCTGGGCCGGCCTGCTGATGCAATCCGCCCGCACCCACGTGGAAAGGCTGAAGATTCTGGGCGCCGCTGCTGCCGCCGGTCTGGTCCTGGGCCTCGCGCTGCAGCCCTTGGTTCCAATGGTGAAGCGGCTCTGGACCCCCTCCTTTCTTTTCTTCAGCACAGGCTGGGTGGTCCTGATGCTCATCGGCTTCTATTGGGTCATCGAGGTGAAGCAGCAGAGGCGCTGGACCCTGCCGTTCCTCGTCCTGGGCATGAACTCGATCTTCGTCTACTCCCTGGGCCAACTCGGCCTCTCCGCTTGGCTCAACCGCGGCCTGGCGTCCTTCACCGGTAATTTCGCGTTCCTGGGCCAACTCGGCGCAATTCCACAAAGAGTGCTCGTCCTGGCCGGCCTCTGGTCTCTCTGCTACTGGCTCTACCAGCGCCGGATCTTCATCAAGATTTAG
- a CDS encoding Gfo/Idh/MocA family oxidoreductase: MSVDRRSFLLSAPFAAGAALAQEAPKVPTAMIGVGNRGSYLLQGVIQQPNAKVAMLCDIKPDRLDKAATAASKDNPATTSDWRKVLDNKEIQVVFIASPPYLHAEMAIAALKAGKHVYCEKPVGLKPAEIKQLLAAAKASKQVFVAGQQLRSIVQYQEAIAKIHDGIIGDIVMVKAQRHATEDLPHDGSSGDWFFDVAKGGGYLVEQSVHNLDLCNWVLNAHPTKATGFGAINFYKNQPAGRTIFDCGSIVYEYPGNIQMSFTQNVFHPRAMPAGGQYIHVFGTKGAVDLMNGTTMYPIAGGEPVVLAAKRTERPFAHIETFYAAITEGKPAPINASVGSVAALTAILGHEAMVKQQVVNWSEFGINL, encoded by the coding sequence ATGAGTGTAGATCGAAGGTCGTTCCTCCTTTCAGCCCCGTTCGCAGCCGGCGCCGCCCTCGCGCAGGAGGCACCCAAGGTGCCCACCGCCATGATTGGCGTCGGGAATCGTGGGTCGTACCTGCTTCAGGGAGTCATCCAGCAACCCAACGCCAAGGTCGCCATGTTGTGCGACATCAAGCCGGACCGCCTCGACAAGGCCGCCACGGCCGCGTCCAAGGACAACCCCGCCACCACATCGGATTGGCGCAAGGTGCTCGACAATAAAGAGATCCAGGTTGTCTTTATCGCCAGCCCGCCCTACCTGCACGCCGAGATGGCAATCGCCGCGCTCAAGGCCGGCAAACACGTCTACTGCGAGAAGCCCGTGGGCCTCAAGCCGGCCGAAATCAAGCAGCTTCTGGCTGCGGCCAAGGCCTCCAAACAGGTCTTCGTGGCCGGCCAGCAATTGCGTTCCATCGTGCAGTACCAGGAGGCTATCGCCAAGATTCACGACGGTATCATCGGCGACATCGTCATGGTGAAGGCCCAGCGTCATGCCACTGAGGACCTGCCTCACGACGGCAGCTCGGGCGACTGGTTCTTCGACGTCGCAAAGGGCGGCGGCTACCTGGTGGAGCAATCGGTCCACAACCTGGATCTTTGCAACTGGGTTCTCAACGCCCATCCCACCAAGGCCACCGGATTCGGCGCCATCAACTTCTACAAGAACCAGCCCGCCGGCCGCACCATCTTCGACTGCGGCAGCATCGTCTACGAGTATCCGGGCAATATTCAGATGTCGTTCACCCAGAACGTCTTCCATCCACGCGCGATGCCGGCCGGCGGCCAGTACATTCATGTCTTCGGCACCAAAGGCGCCGTCGACCTGATGAATGGCACCACGATGTATCCCATCGCAGGCGGAGAACCCGTCGTATTGGCCGCGAAGCGCACCGAGCGGCCGTTCGCCCACATCGAGACGTTCTACGCCGCCATTACGGAGGGCAAGCCCGCCCCCATCAACGCCAGTGTCGGCTCCGTCGCGGCGCTCACCGCAATCCTGGGCCACGAGGCGATGGTCAAGCAGCAGGTGGTGAATTGGAGTGAATTCGGAATCAATCTGTAA
- a CDS encoding cupin domain-containing protein, producing the protein MPRHLLLLLLSATAALAADPTFLKRNASSIQSQPDDLTRGMAGALYRPLFGAGDPQARSLKSVARYGEFTLDSGTRSALVSYPGEEQIYFILSGTGTVLCDDVRQPVKPDDFLYLPPNSRHGVVNDSSAPLRLLVMGFRIPAGARVPPASKLMIANTADVPLQQLAGHGPTTQFKLLMGTTESTRDKLPAASQMTSLFLMDFAPGGTNIPHHHEMEEEIYFILRGSGEMVAGGGIDGNEGRHATIQGDAWFLRLNTTVGFYSGAKSGGAHDLILAVRSSFPFPPARRP; encoded by the coding sequence ATGCCCCGACATCTCCTCCTGCTCCTTCTCAGCGCGACGGCCGCGCTGGCCGCCGACCCCACCTTCCTCAAGCGAAACGCTTCCTCGATCCAATCACAGCCGGATGACCTCACCCGGGGCATGGCCGGAGCTTTATACCGCCCGCTCTTTGGTGCCGGCGACCCACAGGCCAGATCCCTCAAGAGCGTCGCCCGGTATGGCGAATTTACCTTGGATTCCGGCACCCGCTCCGCCCTCGTCTCCTACCCGGGCGAGGAGCAGATCTACTTCATCCTCTCCGGCACGGGCACTGTCCTCTGCGACGATGTGCGCCAGCCGGTCAAGCCCGACGACTTCCTCTACCTGCCGCCTAACTCGCGCCACGGCGTTGTCAACGACTCGTCCGCTCCGCTCCGCCTGCTCGTCATGGGCTTCCGGATCCCGGCCGGCGCACGAGTCCCTCCGGCCTCGAAACTCATGATCGCCAATACCGCCGACGTCCCCCTGCAGCAACTCGCCGGCCACGGCCCCACCACCCAGTTCAAGCTCCTCATGGGTACCACCGAGAGCACGCGCGACAAGCTCCCCGCCGCCAGCCAGATGACCAGCCTCTTCCTCATGGACTTCGCCCCCGGCGGCACCAACATCCCCCATCACCACGAAATGGAGGAGGAGATCTATTTCATCCTGCGGGGCAGCGGCGAGATGGTTGCCGGCGGCGGTATCGACGGCAATGAAGGCCGCCATGCCACCATCCAGGGCGACGCCTGGTTCCTGCGCCTCAACACGACAGTGGGCTTCTACAGCGGCGCCAAGTCCGGTGGTGCCCACGATCTCATCCTCGCCGTCCGCTCCTCATTCCCGTTTCCGCCTGCCCGGCGGCCCTGA